The Triticum aestivum cultivar Chinese Spring chromosome 5A, IWGSC CS RefSeq v2.1, whole genome shotgun sequence genomic sequence TCATGCTGAGGTACACCAACGGGACCTCGAAACGGCTTCCGTCGGTCGTGTACATGATGCAGTGGCCCTTTACCACTCCAGAGGTGCAgcattcttcatcttctttggctgTCACTGTGAGCCTCTTCCTCCCAAGTGCCGCCACCCTCTGCCACTTCTTTGCCAGTTGAGCAAGTCTCTTCATGCTAATCATGGTTGGTTCTGGGTCTTATTTTTTCAGCTCCAGAGAAAGTGAGCTATGGGTGTTGTAGTGCTCAGTTGGTGGTGGGTGAGCTGATGAAGTGATGGTATTGAGCTTAGCCGCTCCCTGAATTTATAGGCAAGGTGAAGGGCATTGTGCTGGTGAAGAGTAGTTGTCACTGTGAAGAGTTGGCCAGGGACAAGGCCATGTGATCAGCGCATGCAGTGTTGCAGCATGATCACTTTGGAGTAGATTGTGATGGGGCCAAATGTTTGGGGCATGCTGGAGCCAATAGTGGTAGCAATAGCATCATGGCACGATCTATTCTGCGATGCAGATATGGATGGATTCAGTTGAGATATCATCAGTTTCGCACATCATGCTATTATTTTGGAGCTCCAAATTGACACTTGACCAGCTGAAAGGAAACAAAAGTGTGTTGGACTAATGATCAGGAACTTGTTCATGGTCTTACCAGTCGCCGCTGAACCTTCAGTCTTAGATGTGTTGTTGATCAGTCGGATGGTGTGCATGCCTGAATTAACTTGCTCGACAGATGTTGCTGTTTGTTCACTTCGTGATCTGCTCCATGCATGTCTGGTATCCAGTCCAGCATCTCATGTGGTCTTCATTTCATTGTTGCTTCCACCATTTGGAGTCTTAAGTTAGAAAGGAAAGAACTCTATTTCAAAAGGTATGTATTGTAATTTTTCTCTAAAAAACCAGTGTAATTTTTGTCCAAAGTTGTACCATGTTTAGCTAGGGTCAAGTGTTCTGCAACTTGCCATAAATTACTGAATCTGTAGCTGGCTGTTTCTGCTGAGTGTTTTGTTTAATGGAAGTTTTCCTTCGGAAAGTAATTTTGACAACTAGTTTCCCGTGCATCATATATTCTCTCTCCCCTGTTTCTGATTTTCGCAGTttgcattttttttgaaataattcaTGGATGCAAGCCGCATCTGTGAAAATTCATACCAAAATATAACTTCTTGTGACCTGTACAAAAATGATAACTTATATCATGTGCATGCTATTTAACTGAGCACTATACATTTGGATATTGTTTTTTTTTGTCTAGGTCAGAAATGGTCATATTATTAGATGAATTTCTGCAGGTGCACATCATATAGCATTACTAACATCAATGAATCATTTGGAAAATCAGAAAATATAGAAAAGAGGAGAGAACAGAGAATATGGGTTGCACAGGCAACTGGCTGCACCAAATCCTCTCGTTTTTCCCTTCTTCTATTTCTAAGCTATTAAAATGGGAAACTCATTTGGCATGCATCTATGACTCCTAATTTGTCTTTTCTTAATTCGTTTGCAAATTATGCTCATGTCTCTTTCAGGAAAAAAAATGTCCAAAATTCAGTAGTTTATAGTTTCTAAAATAGGAGTGCACGTTAGTTGAAGAGAGATGCTACACCTATGGACGAATTCTTATGGGATTAAAGTTACAGGGGATGGGGGACTCACAGTGAAAATCAGGTTGGAGATATAATAAGCAATTGTTCATGCTCCTAATAATCTATTCTCTCTAAACATTCATATGAAATCTTGTGCTGGTCTAGTACATGATCTAATTGATTTTCGGCATTCCACATGGTAACTGTTTCTTCTTGCATTCCACATCTCTTGGGTACAAGGAGTAGAGGACTAGAACCAAACCTATAGTGAAGCAACTTGTTGAACAGAGTCATATCTCAGTTCTTGATGGCCTACCTGCCTTGTAGCATTGCATGTGCAAGCCATACCTTAGCCCTTTCTCTGCACTTTCCGGCCTTCAGGCAACTCGAACTAGCCTTTCGGGCCTTCAGCCGGCTGCGTGCCTGAAGATTGTGAATAATATGCGTATACCAAATCTTGTGCCCACACACTTGTTACTGAGCATTTTTCAGGCCTAGCccctactccccccccccccccccctgcttaCGACTTCACCATTGAAAATGGCTCATCTTCCACCTTGTCATTTTACTAATTCAATATTTTTGGATCTTTTAATTCCCTGACTTAGATGATAGATTGTAGAGAAACATCTAAAGATAGAATCACAACCATTGTTTGTTCATTGGACAGTTGTATGCAATTAAAAGATTGCGCAAGTCTTTTGGCACTGGCCATGGTTGGTTGTCGATCTTTGTGAGGATATAAAGAAGTATGTGCTATGGATGTTGCAGTGCTCAGTTGGTGGATGAGCTGATGAAGTGATGGTGTTGAGCTAGCCActttctgaatttataggccaagggaAGGATACCGTGATGGTGAACTGTGTGGTTCTCACCGAGAAGAGTTGCCAAGGGACAAGGCCATGTGATCAGTGCATGCAGTGTTGCAGCATATGATTAGTTTCGATTAGATTGCTGTGTGGCCAAATGTTTGGTGTATGCCGGATCCTATGGTCGTAATTGGTTTGGTTTCTTACCTATCGTGGCTGCCATACCTAACCGTGTAGCGAATAGGAGACGTTTCTAGAACAGGCATAGACAGAGCCATGGGCTCATAACATGCAGTGCTGCCTGCATGGGCAGGGCCAAGCAATGTGGTCTTGAGTTGATCTTTCTTGGGCCATCGGTTTGGGACTGGCGGTACTAGGAGTGCTTGCTTGCTTTGGATGTTTGGCCATCTCAAATTTGCTGCCATACTGACCTGTTTCTAGCAGTGGCTAAGATATATGCACAAGAGACATATGAGTGAGGACCACCTGTAAATTCGGTCCATTTCTGTTTGTGATCGTGCAAAGAGGTATAATTCGTTTTTTTGTGCTTGATTATATCCTAATGATAAGAAGCTTATAGAGTGGCCCCCGAGATCGACAAAGTGCTTCATGGATCTCTAACAGGAGTTATGAACATCCATTTAAAGCTTGTGCTGGTCTAGCATGTGGTCTGAATGTCTGATTGATTTTCAGCATCTTACATGGTGGCTGTTTCTTCTTGCATTTCATATCTCACATGGAGTACATGACTAGAACCAAACCAGTGTCATACCTACCAGACTAACATCTGGAAGCTATTCCTTAGCTCTTTCTATGCACCTTCCTTTGGTGCTTCAACCAGCTGCATGTCTGCAGATTGTGAGTAACAGACATGTACCAAATCCTTGCACCGACACGATACACTTGTTATTGCACGTCTTTCAGGCCTAGTTCCTACTACCTTCTTTAAAGTTTTGTGGATTGCCTTATACTCACAAATAAACCTGCTTTCTGTTCATTTTGTGTTTTTATCCTAGTTTTTGTATGCCTTATATTTCCCCCCTGAGAGTTCACCATTGAAAACGGCTGCTCTTCCACCTTGTCGTTTCACTAATTAACAATTTTGTAGATCATTTGTATTGTCTGACTTGGATGATATAGGTTGTATAGAAACTTCTTGCGAATTCTCCTAGCAGCAGTATGAAACTATCAACATCTAAAAATAGTTGCAACCTTGTTGGGTCACTGGACAGTTGTATGCAACTAAAATGCAAGAGAAGTATGGCTGCAAGCCTGCAATTGCTAGTTGCCAGAATGCTGCTTTGTTGCTTTTATGAATACATACAGAAAACATCTCCTAGTGTCTCTTATCTAACTATCTTACACTATCCAGGCAAACTACAAAAAAACAGAAGGCAACATCAGGGTCTCTGCATTCATATTCTTCAGAAGCTACAAACAACAAATTTGTTGACTAGCTCCAACAGTAGGCATCATATGGCCAGTGTAGTGGCAAGATGTCACCATAGAGCTCAGcaatgtaccctcgacgccggcaGTGGCGTTTCTCCTAAGCAGGGACATGACATACTCCATCACCCCGGCATCACAAGGCAGTGTGATCTTCCCATCGCTTGCAAAGCCAAATTCCTCCTGAGACATCCTTAGGAGCTCGCCGAAGACCATCGTGCTGAGGTACTCCAACGGGACCTCGAAACGCCTCCCATCGGCTGTGTACATGACACAGTGGCCCTTGGCCGGTATAGAACTGCAGCAGTCTTGGTCTTCTTTGGTTGACATTGTGAGCCTCTTCCTCCCAAGTGCTTCAACCCTCCACTTATTTGCCAATTGCGCAAGTCTTTTGGCACCGGCCATGGTTGGCTCTCTATCTATCTTTGTGAGAATTTGAAGAAGTGTGTGATATGGATGTTGCAGTGCTCAGTTGGTGGATGAGCTGATGAAGAGGTGATGGTGTTGAGCTAGACGCTTGCTGAATTTATAGGCCAGGGGAAGGACATCTTGACTGTGAACTGTGCTTGTCATTGAGAAAAGTTGGCAGGGGACAAGGCCATGGGATCGGTGCATGCAGTGTTGCAACATGATTAGTTTGGATTAGATTGCAGTGGGGCCAAATGTTTGGTGTATGCTGGAGCCTATAGTCGTAACTGTTAGGCATTGGTCCGCTTTCTTACCATTCGTGGATGCCATACCAAGCTGTGTAGCGAACAATAGACATGTCGAGAACAGGCTATTGGCAATGTGCTAGGAGGGAACAGTGATGGCTTCCAGATTCAGGGATCGAACAGTTCGGTAAGCCCTGATCGATTAGGCTATCTCTGTGCTTTCTCCTGGCAGATACTTGACATTGTAACATGCATTGTTCATGCACCTGATCAATCTATTTTCTGCTGACATTCAGTCGAAAAGCCATGCTTGGTCTAGCAGATCATCCGTTTGATATGCGGCATGCCACATGTTTACTGTTCATTCTTGCCTTCTATTTCTTTTGGGTACAGGAGCATATGGCTAGAATCAGACCACTATATACTAATTTGAAGCTGAAGCAGATGTCTCTGATGTGTGTTGAGTTGACTCTGGGGTTCCGTATTCATGCATAACAATTTCAATGTGATGTTTCCAGTCATAGTTGGGTTTCTCAGGCACAACTTTTTGGACTAAATACAGATGATCCTGAAAAGGAAACCTCTCTCTAATTAAGAATGTCATGACATACATGTGTACTAATTCTCCTTTTGGCTCTGAACTTGTATGTATTTTTAGATATCATTTTTTTGGTAGACATGGTGCAGTTAATCTGTTCCATTGACTGAATTTGCAGGCAACGGAAAGATGGGACTGGAGGGGGCCACAGGGGGAGGCTGGTGAAGTGGGTTGCACCTGTCAGTGCAAAAAGGCAGCGAAAGGACTAGTCTcaaatttgtttttcttttttgcttgGAGGGAAGAAGGGACTAGTCGGTCAGCAGGCAACATGTCCGTGCCATACCTCGCCAGTGTGGTTCTGGTGCTTTGCTTGCACATTAATAGTGTTTGGCAGGTGAGGAGGTCATGAGCTTGGTGAGTGCAATGGTGGCTCCCAAGGGAGGCAGTGATATTCAGATAATGGCCATGCTTGTGTGTTCTTGGTTCTTAGGTATGTTGCTTAGAAATTCTTTATCTGTGAGTTTGTTGATGAAGTGGTGGTGTACTACTATGtagcccatgaatatataggcacAGACATATGACTAATTTGCATTTGGCAGGGGACAAGGCCATGAGCTTGGTGCATGCAATGGTGCTGCCAGATTCAGATCAGATTTTGCTGGGCCATGGCTTTCTGTATAGGCAAAGGTAGTGGACTACTTGCTAGGCACTCAGATGCATACTACAGTAGTACAGTCCTTGATGCTTAACTCGGTAGATGCATTTTGCAACCATCCAGGGTCCAGTATTTAGGGATGTGCTCTTTTTTGTTCAGCACTCTATATCAAGAGATTGGAAGATATGCTGATTCAAAAACAATCACTTTAATGTTCTGATGACCTATATCTGTGCCTTTGCTTCAACTGCGTGATTGCAATTAGGTGAGGTACAGAGCTAGCATCATAAGGGACATAGCACATGATGGTCCGGGAGCCTTTCACAGGCAGATGCGGAGTTCACTTCACTGCTTTCGGGTGTCTACTTTGCACTTACAGTTGCAGCTGCATGTTAGGTGTTTGCTGGTTTAACAGTGATTTGATTGCTTCAGATCTGGCAGGTTGCTGGGAAGTTCCATATCTCATTGTCCACCCATGGTCTGCATGGTTTCTAGCATAGCACGTGTCAGCCATTTTCCGGTATCTTCCTTGCATTTAGCTGGGAATTTGAGAGTTTCCAGGCCACGCATATATCCTTGAATCTATCCAGTGACTTGTGATTAGTTTTGCTTTGGTATATCTTTTGAGGAAGTGAGCGCTGTAATGTGAGTCACAATGCAAGGCTTATTTGTTAGTCTTTATTAGACAATGAACCTGGCCTTGCCTGATGATTTACTTTGACTTCCATGACACAAGCATAGCATGAAATTTTGTTTTGCCAAGCACAAATCTTGATGAGTTTATTCTGCAGGACATACCCGATTTTTGAACATTTGGTGATTTTATCATCGGTTTAACAACTTGCAGTAGCCTTTGTCCAAAAGGTCACATCCCATCTCCAGCTGCATATACTCTATCATGGGTTGTCGGCTGAATAACTTTCTTCATAATATTTTGGGTCTGAGGCCATACAATTGCAAAGGAATTTGTCGACGCTTACTGCTTAGGCCCTAAAAAATCGTGATCGAATATTTGTCTTTGGAACAAAGTATATGCATACATTGAAAGAACATTGTCTCTAACTATGGTCCATCTTCCTTGATTGCTTCTTTGCCAGCAAGATCAAAATGCTTACACACAATGTGTTTTCCTTAATCTATTTTCCTATATCTCTGCAGATGGTAATCAGGAGCTGCAGACACCATAATGCTGGCTAACTCCGAGATGTGGCTCCGCATGATAGTGGCATGGCATCGCCATGGTGTTGAGGAATGCAGCCTCCATCTCTGAGGACGCATTTCTCCTGAGCAAGCACATGGCGTACTCCATCATTGATGCGTCACAGGGCAGCGTGATTCTGCCACCATCAACGCCTGtgaagccgaactcctcttgggaCATCCTCAGGAGCTCGTCGAAGACGGTCGTGCCAAGGAACGCAAGTGGCACCTCGAACCTTGCACCGTCGGTAGTGTACACGACGAAGTGGCCCTTGCCAGCCACAGGCGAGCACGACGTGCCACACGGCCCTCCGGTTTCCTCCCCTGATGTTGATGAGGTGAGCCTCTTCCTCCCCATAGCCACCACCCTCTGCCACTTCTTGGCCAGCTGAGCGAGGTTCTTGGCACTCATCATGGTAGTTTCTTGTGTTTCTGGAAACTGGAGAAATTGTTCTGCTAGTTCAAGGCTGGAATGCCTTTTGTCTGTGGATGAAGTGGTGGTGTTAGGAGAGCATTTAGCCATGGATTTATAGTCCAAGGGTAAAGCTGGCGCCGACACGGTGGACTGTGATGGTATGCAATGGGTAGGGTACGTGCAGTGCTGCGGTTTTGGAGGTGCCATGGTGTGATCTGGATCAGGTCTGCTGGGCCCAAGTGTTTGGCACTTCCTGGAGCTTGCGTTGGAAAACTCGCCTGCACAGCCGTGGTGATCGGTTTGCTAGGGAATGGCACAAGCACGAGGACCCCATGTGCTTCTCTAACCAGAAGCACATTTCAGACATGGATGGCGCTTGGAAGTctcatcaaaatcatcatcacGTTTGGTGTCTGAACATTGCACACAGAGCACTCATGGCATTGTCCCCTTTCCAATGCTCTTGCTGAGAGCTACACACTACCCACACACATATGCACTGCCCTGAGTCCTTTCTTCCTTATACTATAAATCCATGGCCTTCTCAGCACAAACTTCATCTCATCTCAAGCAGCATCACAATCTACAACACACCTTCAGACTTCCAGAGCCAAAGTGAAATTTAGCCAGCCGGGAACACATCCGACTCAACCATGACCCATCCAAGGAAGCTTGCTCAGCTGGCCAAGAAGTGTCAGCGGATGTTGGTGGCCAGAGCCGGTGCCCGCCATCGGCGTGCCTCAGACACGGCCGACGACGAGTGCTGCAGCACAGTGTCATCTGTGGTTGCCGATGAGGGCCACTGCATGATGTACACCGCAGACGGAACCCGGTTGGAGGTCCCTCTGGCGTACCTCGGGACTACGGTCTTCGCTAAGCTCCTGAGGATGTCTGAGGAGGAGTTTGGCTTCGTGAGCAGCAGTGATGGAGGCAGGATCATGCTGACCTGCGATGCCAGTGTGATGGAATATGTCTTGTGCCTGGTCAGGAGAGAGGCCCCTGAGGAGGTTGAGAGGCGTTCTTGACCTCCATTGTTGGGCATTGTCACAACTACAATGCTAGCTGCATGATACCATCAATGGGACTCGGCCATCAGTTTGCTCTTTGTACTTAGCTACTAGCTTAGCTTCTGAAATATTTTTAATTAGGACTGAGAGGAGCTCTGTAGAGAGCCTCATGTAAGATTCAATGATCACAGGAAATGATACAAAGGGACAATTTTTTTGGGAGAAGTTGGATTGTTTTACACATCCTTGAACATAGTTCATATATATTCTAGTGAAGGAAGTAGAAGGAAACCATGGACTTAAAGTTTGTGGTTAGGTGGCTGAACTCGGTGATGGTGCTGCGAAGGGGTTGGGGATGAGAGGATTGATGGACAATGAACAAACTGCTGATTGTTTACTAAAAATAGAACTGCTGTTCCTACCTCCAACTATAAACGTTGGATTGAGACTGCGTGTCCCAGATGGAGGTGGGTTGAGCAGTTCATAAGTTTTGGTTAGAGGTAGTATGTGTCATTGCCGGAAGTGGCCAATTCCGGATCTCCATTCCTCATGTGCTAGAGACTGCTCTGCATTGGCTTCACGGATTCTCATCAGCTCACCACACTTTGGTGAAAAGCTAGCATCAGAGGGGACATGGCACATGATGGTCCAGGAGCCTTTCACAGGCACATGCGGAGTTCACTTCATTGCTTTTGGGTGTGTACTTTGCACTTACAACTGCAGCTGTATGTTAGGTGTTTGTTAGTTTAACAGTGCTTTGATTGCTACAGATCTGGCAAGTTGCTGGGCAGCTACATAACTCATTGTCCACACACGGTCTGCATGGTTTCTAGCATAGCATGTGTCAACCATTTTTCCAGTATCTTCCTTGCATTTAACTGGGCAGTTGAGGGTTTCTAGGTCACAGCCTTGAACCTATCCAAGGGCTTGTCATTAGTTCCATGTTGGTATTTCTTTTGGGGAAGTGAGCATCCTGATGAGGACATCTATGACACAAACATAGCATGGAAATTTATTTGCCAAGTACAAATCATGATGAGTTTATACTGCATGACAGACCCGATTTCTGAACGCTAGTAGGTTTGCTGGTCCTGACTTGAGTATAATTTGATGAATCTGTCATCAGTTGAACAACTTGCAGTAGCCTTTGTCCAAAGGTCACCTCTCTAATCTATCTGCCAGGACTTACCTGCGCAACCTAAACTTTCTTTGTAATAACTTGTGTCTGAGGCCATTTAATTGCAATTTTTTCTGTCGACGCTTAATGCTTAGGTCCTAAAAACTGTGATTAATCATTTATTTTTGAAACAAAGTATATGCATACACTGAAGAGTAATGTATCTAACTACTGTCCATCTTCCTTGATTGCTTCTATGCTAGAAAGATCAAAATGCTACACAAACTGTTTTCCTTAGTCTATTTTCCTATATCTCTGCAGATGGTAATCAGGAGCAGCAGACACCGAAATGTTGGCCAACTCCCAAATGTTGGGCCACATGATAGTGGCATGGCATCGCCATGGTGTTGAGGAACGCGGCCTCTATGTCTGCGGAGGCGCTTCTCCTGAGCAAGCAGATGGCATACTCCATCACCGATGCATCGCAGGGAAGTGTGATTCTGTCACTGTCAACTCCTGCGAAGCCGAACTCCTCCTGGGACATCCTCAAGAGCTCACCGAAGATGGTCGTTCCAAGGAACACAATGGGCACCATCGGCAGCATACACGACGCATTGGCCCTTGCCGGCCACTGACGAGCACGACGTGCCGCACGGCCTTCTGGCTTCTTCTGTGGACATTGATGGCGACCAGGTGAGCCTCTTCCTCCCGATAGCCGCCACCCTCTGCCACTTCTTGGCCAGCCGAGCGAGTGTCGTGGCACTCATTATGGTAGTTTCTTGTGTTTCTGGAACTGGAGACATTCTTCTGCTAGTTGGAGGTTGGAATGCCTTTCTCTGTGGATGAAGTGGTGGTGTTTGGTGGTCACTAGCCATGGATTTATAGCTGAAGAGTGAAGGAGTACCCACATATGGTGTAGTGTGTCATGGTTTGGCAGGAGACAATGCCATGTGTATGGCACATGCGCTGTTGCAGTTTTGGAGGTGCCGTGATGTGATCTGGATCAGGTCTGCTGGGGCCAAGTGTTTGGCACTTGCTGGAGCTTGCGATGGACGTCCCACCTGCACAGCCATGGTGACCGGTTTCCTGGGGAAATGGCACGAGCACGAGGACCCCATGGGGCTCTCTAGCCACAAGCACATTCATCACATTTTCTGCAGCTACATCAACACAACGCTCTCACTGATAGCTACACACAACCTACACGCATATGCACTTCCCTTAGCCCTCTTTGTTGTTCGTTCTACTATAAATCCATGACCTGCTAAACACAGCTTCTTCATCTCATTTCTGCTCTTTGGGCTTACCTCAAGCCTTTCAGACTTTTTGTTACTTTGCTCtcttaatttataaaaattgcagtggggttttaccctactgtttatagtaaaAAAAAAAACAATCTACAACACACATTCAGACTTCCAGAGCCAAAGTGAAATTTAGCCAGCTATGATCCATCCAAAGAAGCTTGCTCAGCTCGTCAAGAAGTGCCAACGGATGTTGGCAGCTGGAGCCGGTGCCCGCCGTCGGCATGCCTCAGCCGATGATGAATGCTGCAGTACAGCATCTGTGGCTGCTGATGAGGGCCACTGCGTGATGTACACCACCGATGGAGCACGGTTCGAGGTCCCTCTGGCATACCTCGGGACGACGGTGTTCGCTGAGCTCCTGAGGATGTCCGAGGAGGAGTTTGGCTTCACGAGTGGCGGCGACGGAGGCAGGATCATGCTGCCCTGCGACGCCACGGTGATGGGAGTATGTCTTGTGCCTGGTCAGGAAAGAGGCCTCCGAGGAGGTCGAGAAGGCGTTCTTGAGCTCCATTGCTGGGCACTGTCACAACTACAATGCTAGTTGCATGGCCCCATCAATGGGAATCACCCGTCAGTTTGCTCTTTGTACTTAGCTACTAGCTTAGTTTCTGAAATACTGTTTCGGTTAGGACTGAGGAGATCTATAGTCTGATGTAAGATTCGACCATCACAGGAAATGATACAGAAGAGACAATTTTTCTGGGATTTTTTTTGGATTATGTGACACATCCTTCAACATTCTGCTCAAAGTTCTTGAGGTGAACTGTGGGTGCAGCGGCTAAAAGCAGGGGGTGTGAATGATGGAACTCGGCAACAGCGCCGGCGAAGGGGAGAGATGAACGATCAACGAGCTGCCTTTCCTACCTCTAGCAAGGACCATCGGATTGACAATTTGACATTGTGTGAGCTGTTCATAAGATTTTGGAGAGAACGTGCTCCACGTAGACCTGCCTCGGAGATGGACGCTTGAACTGCCGCTGGCGTGTGATGTCCGATACGCAGCTAGCCTCTGTGTGGGTGTGCTCGGTGGCATCTTGCTTGCTCGAGCACCTCCTCCATACTCCGGTGGGAATTCCAGACTGGAGTAATCTCATAGCAAAGAGATCAAATTTGGTTAGGTTAGGTCTGTAGTTACAGAAAAGATGAGCAAGTCGATCTGCTTTATGTAATTCAAGAAACCAAATAATCCAAGTTTAATTTGGA encodes the following:
- the LOC123104686 gene encoding auxin-responsive protein SAUR36-like — protein: MAPPKPQHCTYPTHCIPSQSTVSAPALPLDYKSMAKCSPNTTTSSTDKRHSSLELAEQFLQFPETQETTMMSAKNLAQLAKKWQRVVAMGRKRLTSSTSGEETGGPCGTSCSPVAGKGHFVVYTTDGARFEVPLAFLGTTVFDELLRMSQEEFGFTGVDGGRITLPCDASMMEYAMCLLRRNASSEMEAAFLNTMAMPCHYHAEPHLGVSQHYGVCSS
- the LOC123104690 gene encoding auxin-responsive protein SAUR36, which gives rise to MAGAKRLAQLANKWRVEALGRKRLTMSTKEDQDCCSSIPAKGHCVMYTADGRRFEVPLEYLSTMVFGELLRMSQEEFGFASDGKITLPCDAGVMEYVMSLLRRNATAGVEGTLLSSMVTSCHYTGHMMPTVGASQQICCL